A segment of the Candidatus Polarisedimenticolia bacterium genome:
CCGTCCTTCTCCTGGGTCGCCACCAGGTAGCCATAGTTGATCCCCCAGCTCCATGCGCCGGCTGTCGCCTGCTCCAGAGTGAGCTCCGCCCCCCGGATGCGGCCGCTGTCGTACTGGGTCATCAACTCGGGAAGCTCGACGTAACGGTTGACCGCCTCGCCGATCGGATCCCTCAAGTTCTTGCGATACCCTTCGACCACGATCCGCAGGCCTGTCCGGAAGGACTTCTCCATCCCGAGGATGAGATGGTCCGCTACCTGAAGACGCAGCGCCTCCCCGGCCGCCAGAAAGCCCTGCTCCTGGCGGGGAAACTGGACGAAACGACCGACGGAGCCGCTCAGGGCGAGGCCGGGCTCGGGCCTGATCTCGAAGCTGGCCCGGGGGCTCAGGGCGCCTGATCCATCCACCGCGGAACGATCGCCCCGCACGCCGTAGCGTAGCGAAACGGTCGAAGCCGGCCGCCAGGTGTCCTCGACGAAGGCCCCGATCCGGCCCGCGTCGTACTTCTGGTCGCTCTGGACCAGGCCATACCCGTCGAAGACCATCCCCGCCGTCCCGCCCCGGGTGCGCTCCATGCCGGCTCCGCCGTTCAGTCGATGCGTGCCCCCCAGGAGGCGCAGGACCGACACCGCCACGTCCTGTCTCGACTGTCCCTGGTCGAGCGACATCCCGCCGCTCTCGAACGAGTGGACGGCCAGGATGCCGTCGGCAAGCTGGAGACGCAGGAGAGTCCGTTCGTCCACGGGGGCCTCGATCTTCAGTCGTCCCCCTCGGTTCCTGCTGGTCATCGCGGCTTCGCCGTCCTTCCCCTGATCGGCTTCGAAGCGGCTCCCTGCCCCGAGCAGGACCGCCTCCAGCCGTGCCTGCCCCGGAAGCGGCTGCCGGAATGCCGCGAACAGGTCGTGAAACTGGATCCCCTGGGCCTGGTCGGGGGTGACGCGCTCGTCGTAAAGGCCGAGATCGCTCATCCTTCCGCTGAGCGTCCAGGAGCCGTCCCCGGCCGGTCCCGACAGGGACGCGTGGGCCAGGAGGGTTCCGAGTCCGGCGGTGCCGGTGATCGACTCCGGGCGCCGGGCACGCGAGGCGACATCGATCACCCCTGCGAGGGCATCGCCATACTCGACGGAGAATCCGCCCGTGTGGACCTGCACCTCGTCCACCAGGTCGGCGCTGAGCGTTCCGGCGCTGCCGGCGCTGCCGCCGAAGTGATAGGCATACGGCAGCGGCTGGCCGTCCACCAGGACCGCCGTGTCGGAGGCCTCGCTGCCGCGGATGCGCATCTCCGACTTGAAGTCGCTTTCCGGGGCGATTCCCGCCCGTCCCGCCAGGGCACGGAACGGATCCTGCAGCGCCGCGGGGCGCGAGTCGAGATCGCCCCGCCCGAAGGCCAGCCCGGAAAGGCCCCCGCCGCCGCTCCTCCCCACCACGGTGATTTGCTCCGACGGCACGGGGGCAGAATCGCAATCGATGCGCAATTCCTCACCGGCCCGAACGTGGATCGAGGCGATGTCGTCCCCTGCGTATCCTGGGCCCTCGAATCTCA
Coding sequences within it:
- a CDS encoding TonB-dependent receptor, which codes for MPLGQTIAEVSTGSIRGRVVSGAVLTPVPAVRVTLEAEGEEEVVIEQTSPARDDNGRIRMTQTDAAGRYRFDEVPSGNYRLRFEGPGYAGDDIASIHVRAGEELRIDCDSAPVPSEQITVVGRSGGGGLSGLAFGRGDLDSRPAALQDPFRALAGRAGIAPESDFKSEMRIRGSEASDTAVLVDGQPLPYAYHFGGSAGSAGTLSADLVDEVQVHTGGFSVEYGDALAGVIDVASRARRPESITGTAGLGTLLAHASLSGPAGDGSWTLSGRMSDLGLYDERVTPDQAQGIQFHDLFAAFRQPLPGQARLEAVLLGAGSRFEADQGKDGEAAMTSRNRGGRLKIEAPVDERTLLRLQLADGILAVHSFESGGMSLDQGQSRQDVAVSVLRLLGGTHRLNGGAGMERTRGGTAGMVFDGYGLVQSDQKYDAGRIGAFVEDTWRPASTVSLRYGVRGDRSAVDGSGALSPRASFEIRPEPGLALSGSVGRFVQFPRQEQGFLAAGEALRLQVADHLILGMEKSFRTGLRIVVEGYRKNLRDPIGEAVNRYVELPELMTQYDSGRIRGAELTLEQATAGAWSWGINYGYLVATQEKDGVESPRNADQRHSASLFLGGRLGRGWVVGGAFRYASGLSYTPLKPLSVGFVHGTAVGELNSARLPAFHRLDLRISRSVPVSWGRIGVQVDLLNVYNRSNVRSVDLYYDEAEHAYFSSTAYQSPFLPVVAVTVDF